In the Magnetospira sp. QH-2 genome, one interval contains:
- a CDS encoding ATP-binding protein — MPLTKGSFFGLILIGLLVSGALVAQLTHLSGEARLADLRAVGEERLNLYASTLRGALEKFRYLPYVLGHNEKVVALLSGAEASDGVNAYLEALNKKAGSAQLFVMNRDGETVAASNWRAPLSFVGKNYSFRPYFREAADGHQGRLFAIGVTTGEPGYFMSHPVLTKGEVIGVAVVKVDLDRLQIDWREGGEIVFVSDSNGVLILSGREVWKYRTLRPLSDAQREQVRSGRLYGGQELLPLPFIDQVDLTPLVHRLTIGDRDYLLLDRPLAEPGWHLHFLTPLTPVEERAFATAVFGLVTILLMIAVSLYLRERHHKRMSRRKVREAEATRALNLRLEAEIAERKRTEQDLRDAQEELVQAGKLAALGEMSAGIVHELSQPISATRTFLSSVQLLAKRGESDKAMETLERVFGLIDRMTAITTQLKTFARKNPVKRQPVVLQQSVRKALELLEGRVSRGGVSLAVNLPPEPLVVLADPLRIEQVVVNLTGNALDALAQSPSKRIDIVVREQDGLAELTVRDSGGGIDPEHLGKLFDPFFTTKDVGEGMGLGLSISYGIISDVGGTIRVAETSSDGTALVVRLPLHHSEEA; from the coding sequence ATGCCTTTGACCAAGGGTTCCTTTTTCGGATTGATTCTGATTGGCCTGCTTGTCTCGGGTGCCTTGGTGGCTCAACTGACCCATCTGTCCGGGGAGGCCAGGCTGGCCGATCTGCGGGCGGTGGGCGAGGAGCGGTTGAATCTTTATGCCAGTACCCTGAGGGGGGCCTTGGAGAAGTTCCGATACCTTCCATATGTCCTGGGGCACAACGAAAAGGTCGTCGCCCTTCTATCCGGCGCCGAAGCGAGCGACGGCGTCAATGCCTATCTGGAGGCATTGAACAAGAAAGCGGGATCGGCGCAACTGTTCGTCATGAACCGGGACGGCGAAACCGTGGCGGCCAGCAACTGGCGTGCCCCATTGAGCTTCGTCGGCAAGAACTACAGCTTTCGGCCCTACTTCCGTGAGGCCGCCGACGGGCACCAAGGGCGCCTTTTCGCCATCGGCGTGACCACCGGAGAACCGGGATACTTCATGTCCCATCCGGTCCTGACGAAAGGCGAGGTCATCGGCGTGGCCGTGGTCAAGGTTGATCTGGATCGATTGCAGATCGACTGGCGGGAAGGTGGGGAGATCGTTTTCGTTAGTGATTCCAATGGCGTGCTCATTCTGTCCGGGCGTGAAGTATGGAAATATCGGACCTTGCGACCTTTGAGTGATGCGCAACGGGAACAGGTTCGCAGCGGTCGGCTCTATGGTGGGCAGGAACTATTGCCATTGCCGTTCATTGATCAGGTGGATCTGACTCCGTTGGTCCATCGATTGACCATCGGCGACCGCGACTATCTCTTGCTCGACCGGCCCTTGGCGGAGCCGGGGTGGCATCTGCACTTTCTGACGCCGTTGACACCGGTGGAAGAGCGGGCGTTTGCCACCGCTGTTTTCGGTCTGGTGACGATCCTGCTGATGATCGCTGTGTCCCTATATCTTCGAGAGCGGCACCATAAACGGATGTCTCGGCGAAAGGTGCGCGAAGCCGAGGCCACAAGAGCGCTGAACCTGCGCCTGGAAGCTGAAATCGCCGAACGCAAACGTACCGAGCAGGACTTGCGCGACGCCCAGGAGGAACTGGTACAAGCGGGTAAACTGGCCGCCCTGGGGGAAATGTCGGCGGGAATCGTTCATGAATTGAGTCAGCCCATTTCCGCCACGCGCACGTTTCTTTCCAGTGTGCAATTGCTGGCCAAGAGAGGCGAATCCGACAAGGCCATGGAAACTTTGGAAAGGGTCTTCGGCCTCATTGATCGGATGACCGCCATTACGACCCAATTGAAGACTTTTGCGCGCAAGAACCCGGTTAAACGGCAGCCCGTGGTGCTTCAGCAATCCGTCCGCAAGGCCCTGGAACTCCTGGAGGGCCGCGTCAGTCGAGGCGGCGTATCGTTGGCTGTGAACTTACCACCGGAACCCCTCGTGGTGTTGGCCGATCCCTTGCGGATCGAACAGGTGGTGGTCAATCTGACCGGCAATGCGCTGGATGCCTTGGCGCAATCCCCCAGCAAACGGATTGATATCGTGGTGAGAGAGCAAGACGGCTTGGCGGAGCTGACGGTGCGCGACAGCGGCGGCGGCATCGATCCCGAGCATCTGGGCAAGCTTTTCGACCCCTTTTTCACCACCAAGGACGTGGGCGAGGGCATGGGGCTGGGTTTATCCATTTCCTATGGCATCATATCGGATGTGGGCGGCACGATCCGGGTCGCGGAAACCAGCAGCGACGGGACGGCCCTCGTGGTCCGTCTCCCGCTCCATCACAGCGAGGAAGCATGA
- a CDS encoding TAXI family TRAP transporter solute-binding subunit, whose amino-acid sequence MTINFTKHLALGAVVAACTFGNGANAAEERSYLLATASTGGTYYPVGVALSTLVKVKLQPKQKIGMSAINSAGSGENIKLLRENEAQFAILQGLYGHYAKTGTGPIANDGPQKDLRSVSMLWQNVEHFAVLKDYAKTGTVDDLANVKGKAMAMGKKNSGTIGSNRTILKHLGIDMDKDYSLMYGGYGPSVDALQNGQVVGFGIPAGAPAGAVTKAMANMSDRMAILDLSDAQAEKADGGMGLWTRFVIPAGTYPNQAKDINTIAQPNFLAVRHDVDEDAVYRITKATYENLAFLNAIHKATKAMAIEKAIAGLPLPLHPGALKYYQEVGIKVPAHLIAK is encoded by the coding sequence ATGACCATCAATTTTACCAAGCATCTGGCTTTGGGCGCGGTTGTCGCTGCCTGTACCTTTGGCAATGGCGCCAATGCGGCAGAAGAACGCAGCTACCTACTGGCTACGGCGAGCACCGGCGGTACCTATTATCCGGTGGGCGTGGCCCTGTCGACTCTGGTCAAGGTGAAGCTGCAGCCGAAACAGAAGATCGGCATGTCGGCGATCAATTCCGCTGGCTCCGGCGAGAATATCAAACTGCTGCGCGAGAACGAGGCCCAGTTCGCCATTCTCCAGGGGCTCTACGGCCATTATGCCAAGACCGGCACCGGTCCCATCGCCAATGACGGCCCGCAAAAGGACCTGCGCTCGGTTTCCATGCTGTGGCAGAACGTGGAGCATTTCGCGGTGCTCAAGGATTATGCCAAGACCGGCACCGTTGATGACCTGGCCAACGTCAAGGGCAAGGCCATGGCCATGGGCAAGAAAAACTCCGGTACCATTGGTTCGAATCGGACGATCCTGAAGCACCTGGGGATCGACATGGATAAGGACTACAGCCTGATGTATGGCGGCTATGGTCCCAGTGTCGACGCCTTGCAAAACGGCCAGGTGGTCGGATTCGGTATTCCGGCGGGCGCTCCGGCGGGAGCGGTGACCAAGGCCATGGCCAACATGTCCGACCGCATGGCCATTCTCGACCTGAGCGATGCCCAGGCGGAAAAGGCCGACGGCGGTATGGGCCTTTGGACCCGTTTCGTCATTCCGGCGGGGACCTATCCCAACCAGGCCAAGGACATCAACACCATTGCCCAACCCAATTTCCTGGCCGTGCGCCATGATGTGGACGAAGACGCGGTCTATCGCATTACCAAGGCGACCTATGAAAACCTCGCCTTCCTCAATGCAATCCATAAGGCCACCAAGGCCATGGCTATCGAAAAGGCCATCGCCGGACTGCCGTTGCCGCTGCATCCGGGGGCGCTGAAGTATTATCAGGAAGTGGGTATCAAGGTACCTGCTCATCTGATCGCCAAATAA
- a CDS encoding RNase A-like domain-containing protein, translating to MAERTHADQRRLHWAEDYWTNEDIQTETTAFYKLNSEVGAPTGHATGHAPFGADSARSEDARINRQRADDVIKRLGPDADPDHVRMVEAHYGVGEPARAVSMDEQGNRYDAQGNLIDQNTGNDSMHNARTLEYVPGRDDTPPIDLLYRPGEDPGTGMPVDTNGGKGDIQTETAFYKLNSEVGAPTGHATGHAPFGADSARSEDARINRQRADHAIKSLGPDADPDHVRLVEAHYGLLPKQESQDTLGGTDGTDTFGGGDGDDSLIGGSGHDDLSEGSEVPNDQTQPAPTPEDESYFDRKTYRQAIEEQRLASWLAGGGQRIADNLSEAYDQWDPKWSDLYEIPGSMLRSFSNDIKDAIENPEDPSKTLPLALEATGLGGAFSRLPKALPDGDVLGMSGGRGTFQGTKKTWTQPRAPRPGEWEAPDGDLDTGDMEVIDLLNQGGSRPGQPATGNRNPGGIHNPDGIGVAHADRRHVVTEEYLDHRIRTDEKSKGVASTYINQDFANKATTPAVRNDMHKAKRGKHGKYEIVTDLNMTIGYVKGSKTKRGGNGETVYIPHGKPQPTSRVKVVFSPDSSRAYGVHIITSYPVLP from the coding sequence GTGGCCGAGCGCACCCATGCGGATCAGCGCCGCCTCCATTGGGCCGAGGATTACTGGACCAACGAGGATATCCAGACCGAAACCACCGCGTTTTACAAGCTCAACAGCGAAGTCGGCGCGCCCACGGGCCATGCCACCGGCCATGCCCCCTTCGGCGCCGACAGCGCCCGTTCGGAAGACGCCCGGATCAACCGCCAGCGCGCCGATGATGTGATCAAGCGCCTCGGGCCCGATGCCGATCCGGACCATGTGCGCATGGTCGAGGCGCACTATGGGGTGGGGGAACCGGCCCGAGCGGTCTCCATGGATGAGCAGGGCAATCGGTATGATGCCCAGGGGAATCTGATTGATCAGAATACCGGGAACGATTCCATGCATAATGCAAGAACGCTGGAGTATGTTCCCGGCCGGGACGATACGCCGCCCATAGACCTTCTCTATCGCCCCGGCGAAGATCCCGGCACCGGCATGCCGGTGGACACGAACGGCGGGAAGGGCGATATCCAGACCGAAACCGCGTTCTACAAGCTCAACAGCGAAGTCGGCGCGCCCACGGGCCATGCCACGGGCCATGCTCCCTTCGGCGCCGACAGCGCCCGTTCGGAAGACGCCCGGATCAACCGCCAACGCGCCGACCATGCTATCAAGAGCCTCGGGCCCGATGCCGATCCGGACCATGTGCGCCTGGTCGAGGCGCATTACGGCCTTTTGCCGAAACAGGAATCACAAGATACCCTCGGCGGCACGGATGGAACTGACACCTTTGGGGGCGGGGATGGAGACGATAGCCTGATCGGCGGTTCCGGCCATGACGACTTGTCCGAGGGCTCCGAGGTCCCTAACGACCAGACTCAGCCAGCACCCACTCCCGAAGATGAGTCGTACTTCGACCGCAAAACCTACCGCCAAGCCATCGAGGAACAGCGGTTGGCCTCCTGGCTCGCCGGAGGGGGGCAGCGCATCGCCGACAACCTCTCCGAAGCCTATGACCAATGGGACCCGAAATGGTCTGATCTCTACGAGATCCCGGGCTCCATGCTGAGGTCTTTCAGCAACGACATCAAAGACGCCATCGAGAACCCGGAGGACCCCTCGAAAACCCTGCCGCTGGCGCTCGAAGCAACGGGCCTCGGCGGCGCCTTCAGCCGCCTTCCCAAAGCCCTGCCGGACGGCGACGTGCTCGGCATGAGCGGTGGGCGCGGCACCTTCCAGGGGACGAAGAAGACCTGGACCCAACCCCGCGCGCCGCGCCCGGGCGAATGGGAGGCCCCGGACGGAGACCTGGACACGGGCGACATGGAGGTCATCGATCTGCTGAACCAGGGCGGCTCCCGACCCGGCCAGCCCGCCACCGGCAACCGCAATCCCGGGGGGATTCATAACCCGGATGGCATAGGGGTTGCCCATGCGGATCGGCGGCATGTGGTCACTGAGGAATATCTGGACCACCGAATTCGAACAGATGAAAAATCAAAAGGGGTAGCGTCAACCTATATCAACCAGGACTTTGCCAACAAGGCTACGACGCCTGCGGTCAGGAATGACATGCACAAAGCGAAGCGTGGAAAACACGGTAAATACGAGATTGTCACGGATCTTAATATGACAATTGGATACGTAAAGGGCTCGAAAACCAAGCGGGGAGGGAACGGAGAAACAGTGTATATCCCCCACGGAAAACCCCAGCCAACCTCACGTGTAAAAGTAGTTTTTTCGCCCGACTCCTCTAGGGCTTATGGTGTTCATATCATAACATCCTACCCGGTGCTGCCTTAG
- a CDS encoding PEP-CTERM sorting domain-containing protein — protein sequence MVRFVLKAMIVMGAIAVLSTREAQATVLFYDDFEQESVGQIPSQWQNYIWAPGSNYVVDTLASEGSQSLRLQSFRYQQRALIAPGTSYQGDSVLSFDFYLPDASAYGSGARYGGVSYMGTDVLFRYAGNGEAEAILNAPGYPGTLGSIGTDQWHTATVHIDWSASQFALDINGILVSGLAFTQNTSGNSHILARGDNWPNSPNLLYIDPITLAAVPVAEPASLACLGFGLAGLAWVRRRGSGKQKAAERHPGYSRTISG from the coding sequence ATGGTGCGATTTGTTCTGAAAGCCATGATCGTGATGGGGGCTATTGCCGTCCTATCGACCCGCGAAGCCCAGGCGACCGTGCTTTTTTATGATGACTTCGAGCAGGAGAGCGTGGGGCAGATCCCGTCCCAGTGGCAGAACTACATCTGGGCGCCCGGGTCCAATTATGTGGTCGATACCCTGGCCTCGGAGGGAAGCCAGTCGCTCCGCCTGCAATCCTTTCGTTATCAACAAAGGGCGTTGATTGCACCAGGCACGTCCTATCAAGGGGATTCCGTCTTGAGCTTCGACTTCTACCTACCGGACGCCAGCGCTTATGGTTCCGGGGCTCGGTACGGGGGCGTAAGCTACATGGGCACGGATGTCTTGTTCCGCTATGCGGGGAACGGAGAGGCCGAGGCCATCTTAAATGCGCCGGGCTATCCCGGTACTCTGGGCAGCATTGGCACGGACCAGTGGCATACGGCAACAGTCCATATCGATTGGAGCGCCAGTCAATTCGCTCTCGATATCAATGGAATCCTGGTGTCGGGCTTGGCCTTTACGCAGAACACCAGCGGCAATTCCCATATTCTTGCTCGTGGGGACAACTGGCCCAACAGCCCTAATCTCTTATATATCGATCCCATCACCTTGGCCGCTGTACCCGTGGCCGAACCCGCTTCCCTGGCCTGCTTGGGATTTGGGCTCGCGGGTCTGGCCTGGGTCCGGCGGCGGGGCAGTGGTAAACAAAAGGCAGCGGAGCGCCATCCCGGTTACTCGCGCACAATCAGCGGATAA
- a CDS encoding thermonuclease family protein: MWGPRIVALSMLLMSLLVAGQAEAFNMSMASGRAQVLAADMLRVNGQTFCLMGIKAPAPGLSCFTRSGKTFECNRIAATGLMDLTAGTQVTCKTFGDRRADGCPLARCEANRYDLSKGMVYTGWAQADPETAPQLLKVEHQARERGHGIWTNGGPKE, translated from the coding sequence ATGTGGGGACCAAGAATTGTCGCGCTATCGATGCTATTGATGTCATTGCTTGTCGCTGGCCAGGCTGAAGCCTTTAACATGTCCATGGCTTCCGGCCGGGCACAGGTACTGGCTGCCGATATGCTGCGGGTGAACGGCCAGACTTTCTGTCTCATGGGCATCAAGGCCCCGGCACCGGGACTGTCTTGTTTTACCCGCTCGGGCAAGACCTTTGAGTGCAACCGCATTGCCGCCACGGGGTTGATGGACCTGACCGCCGGGACGCAGGTAACCTGCAAGACCTTTGGCGACCGTCGCGCCGATGGCTGCCCGCTGGCCCGCTGCGAGGCCAACCGCTACGACCTGTCCAAGGGCATGGTCTATACCGGCTGGGCCCAGGCCGACCCGGAAACCGCGCCGCAATTGCTGAAAGTAGAGCATCAGGCCCGTGAGCGGGGCCACGGCATCTGGACCAATGGCGGACCGAAGGAATAG
- a CDS encoding YeeE/YedE family protein, with protein sequence MDTPRLPLLTVAIVILAPLTFLSAAEGDRLPGLLWIGVALGVTLYHAAFGFTSAYRRAFVDKDLSGLAAQAVMLILAMLLFAPVLAQGQAFGQGVGGAIAPVGLSMAFGAFLFGMGMQLGDGCASGTLYTAGGGSARAALVLLFFCGGAFWGSLDLAWWESLAGTGIGSVSLGQALGWEAALPLQIGALGLILLLFRAAGGRLRRALWWDGDFSMDRLIRGPWPLLQGAILLALLNWLTLVVAGHAWSITWAFSLWAAKGALLMGWMPEAGSFWSGPFQQAALARPVWADSTSLMNIGLLGGALIAAALAGKTLTPLPRDRRNLAAAVMGGLAMGYGARLAYGCNIGAFFSGIASGSLHGWVWLLCALPGNFIGVRLRPLFNLSNQSTEIRP encoded by the coding sequence ATGGATACGCCCCGCTTGCCCCTTTTGACCGTCGCCATCGTCATTCTCGCTCCGCTGACGTTTCTGAGCGCGGCGGAGGGCGACCGGCTGCCCGGGCTGCTGTGGATCGGCGTCGCCCTGGGCGTAACCCTGTATCACGCGGCCTTCGGGTTCACCTCTGCCTATCGGCGGGCCTTTGTTGACAAGGACCTATCCGGTCTGGCGGCTCAGGCCGTGATGCTGATTTTGGCCATGCTGCTGTTTGCTCCGGTGCTGGCCCAAGGTCAGGCCTTCGGGCAGGGCGTCGGCGGCGCCATTGCGCCGGTGGGTCTTTCCATGGCCTTCGGCGCCTTCTTGTTCGGTATGGGCATGCAACTGGGCGATGGCTGTGCATCCGGGACCCTGTACACAGCGGGCGGCGGCTCGGCGCGGGCGGCTCTCGTCTTGCTGTTTTTCTGCGGTGGAGCCTTTTGGGGCAGCCTGGATCTGGCCTGGTGGGAAAGTCTGGCCGGGACCGGGATCGGCAGTGTCAGCCTCGGCCAGGCTCTGGGCTGGGAAGCCGCCCTACCGCTGCAAATCGGCGCGCTCGGGTTGATCTTGCTGCTGTTCAGGGCCGCCGGTGGGCGCTTGCGCCGGGCGCTATGGTGGGACGGGGATTTTTCCATGGATCGGTTGATCCGGGGACCCTGGCCGCTGTTGCAGGGCGCCATTCTGTTGGCTCTGCTTAACTGGCTGACCTTGGTGGTGGCCGGGCATGCCTGGTCGATCACCTGGGCCTTTTCCCTCTGGGCCGCCAAGGGCGCCCTGCTGATGGGCTGGATGCCCGAGGCCGGAAGCTTCTGGAGCGGCCCCTTTCAACAAGCCGCGCTGGCCCGTCCGGTCTGGGCTGACAGCACCTCCCTCATGAACATCGGCCTGCTGGGCGGCGCCCTGATCGCCGCCGCCTTGGCCGGAAAGACTCTCACGCCCCTGCCCCGCGACCGTCGCAACCTCGCCGCGGCGGTGATGGGTGGACTGGCCATGGGCTACGGCGCCCGGTTGGCCTATGGCTGCAATATCGGCGCCTTTTTCAGCGGCATTGCCTCGGGCAGCCTGCATGGCTGGGTGTGGCTCCTTTGCGCCCTGCCCGGCAATTTCATTGGGGTGCGTTTGCGTCCCCTGTTCAATCTGAGCAACCAATCCACGGAGATCCGACCATGA
- a CDS encoding IS5 family transposase has protein sequence MWTETTRPKYERNNSRYASDLTQEEWEWIEPHLPEANRLGRPRETDLREVVNALLYIAASGCQWRLLPKCFPPYSTVQGYFYDWRDDGRWATINHHLVMAAREAMGREASPSAGVIDSQSVKTTESGGPRGFDAGKKIKGRKRHIVTDTEGFMVAVMVHEADIQDRDGAPGILASFRSRLPWLRHVFADGGYAGQKLRGALEKIGQWTIEVIKRSDAANGFEVLPRRWVVERTFAWLGRCRRLAKDFEATIESAVAWITIASIRQLTRRLARD, from the coding sequence ATGTGGACCGAGACCACTCGTCCCAAGTATGAGCGCAACAACAGCCGGTATGCAAGCGACCTGACACAAGAGGAATGGGAATGGATCGAGCCGCATTTACCCGAGGCGAACCGATTGGGTCGGCCACGCGAGACGGATTTGCGGGAGGTTGTCAATGCGTTGCTCTATATCGCGGCGAGTGGATGTCAGTGGCGACTGTTGCCGAAATGCTTTCCGCCCTATTCGACGGTACAGGGATATTTTTACGATTGGCGCGACGACGGTCGGTGGGCGACGATCAATCATCATCTTGTCATGGCGGCACGCGAGGCGATGGGCAGGGAGGCCTCCCCAAGTGCCGGAGTGATCGACAGCCAGAGCGTGAAAACCACGGAGAGCGGCGGCCCCCGGGGCTTTGACGCAGGCAAGAAGATCAAAGGCCGGAAGCGTCACATCGTCACCGATACCGAAGGCTTCATGGTTGCCGTCATGGTGCACGAGGCGGATATCCAGGATCGCGACGGTGCTCCCGGGATCCTCGCCTCCTTTCGCAGCCGCCTCCCTTGGCTACGCCATGTCTTCGCTGACGGAGGCTATGCTGGACAAAAGCTGCGCGGCGCGCTGGAAAAGATCGGACAATGGACCATTGAAGTGATCAAGCGCTCCGATGCGGCAAACGGTTTCGAGGTTCTACCCCGGCGCTGGGTCGTGGAGCGTACCTTCGCTTGGCTCGGTCGGTGTCGTAGACTGGCCAAGGATTTCGAGGCGACCATCGAAAGCGCCGTCGCTTGGATTACCATCGCCAGTATACGCCAGCTCACCCGGCGTCTAGCAAGAGATTGA
- a CDS encoding sigma-54 dependent transcriptional regulator: MNLSTANVVLIDDDESMRAATAQWLELAGYHVIEFPGGDLALGHLEPDFGGVVVSDVKMPRMDGMELLERIHQRDPDLPVVLVTAHGDVPMAVEAIRKGAYDFIEKPFEPDRLLDVIQRACEKRRLVLENRFLRQKLADRADIERRLLGDSPVIQRLRQEIMEVADTDASVMIQGETGTGKEVVARCLHEFGRRQHGRFVAVNCAAVPESIFESELFGHESGAFTGATKRRIGKFEHAHGGTLFLDEISSMPLALQVKVLRSLQEREIVRLGSNEPRAIDIRLVSASNRDLQAACQDSTFREDLYYRLNVIEVRIPPLRDRGGDITLLFDYFAGRAAEAHDREAPPLPEESVAMLMGHGWPGNVRELRNLAERYVLSSLPVVQRVPSILRVEGLGAATSLVDLTRQFERRILEAALRHHRGNMADVMDALDLPRRTLNEKMQRLGLERKDYC; encoded by the coding sequence ATGAACCTATCCACGGCAAATGTGGTCCTGATCGATGACGACGAGAGCATGCGGGCCGCCACGGCCCAATGGCTCGAACTGGCGGGGTATCATGTCATCGAGTTCCCGGGCGGTGATCTGGCTCTGGGCCACCTGGAACCCGATTTTGGCGGTGTGGTGGTCAGCGACGTGAAAATGCCGCGCATGGACGGCATGGAATTGCTGGAGCGCATTCATCAACGGGATCCGGATCTCCCAGTGGTTTTAGTGACCGCCCATGGGGATGTTCCCATGGCCGTCGAAGCAATTCGCAAAGGGGCGTATGACTTTATCGAAAAACCGTTCGAGCCCGACCGCTTGTTGGATGTGATCCAAAGAGCTTGCGAAAAGCGCCGGTTGGTGTTGGAGAACCGTTTCTTGCGCCAGAAACTGGCCGACAGGGCCGATATCGAACGCAGGCTGCTGGGCGATAGTCCGGTAATCCAGCGTTTGCGCCAAGAGATCATGGAGGTGGCCGATACCGATGCCAGCGTCATGATCCAGGGGGAAACCGGAACCGGCAAAGAAGTGGTGGCCCGATGCCTGCACGAATTCGGGCGACGCCAGCATGGGCGGTTTGTCGCCGTGAATTGTGCGGCGGTGCCCGAGAGTATCTTCGAGAGCGAGCTGTTCGGCCACGAAAGCGGGGCCTTTACCGGGGCCACTAAGCGACGGATCGGCAAGTTCGAGCATGCCCATGGTGGCACGCTCTTTCTTGACGAGATTTCGAGCATGCCCCTGGCCCTTCAGGTCAAGGTTTTGCGATCATTGCAGGAACGGGAGATCGTACGGCTGGGTTCCAACGAACCCCGGGCAATCGACATCCGGCTGGTCAGCGCGTCCAATCGGGATCTGCAGGCGGCCTGCCAAGACTCCACCTTCCGCGAAGATCTCTATTATCGCCTGAACGTGATCGAGGTCCGGATCCCCCCTCTACGCGATCGGGGGGGCGATATCACCTTGTTGTTCGACTATTTCGCCGGACGAGCCGCCGAGGCCCACGACCGCGAGGCGCCTCCGCTGCCCGAGGAGTCTGTCGCCATGCTCATGGGACATGGCTGGCCGGGAAACGTGCGGGAACTTCGAAACCTGGCGGAACGTTACGTGCTGTCCTCGCTTCCGGTGGTGCAGCGGGTCCCCTCCATCCTGCGGGTCGAGGGGTTGGGGGCGGCAACCAGTCTGGTCGATCTGACCCGGCAGTTCGAGCGGCGGATTTTGGAAGCGGCGCTCCGACATCACCGGGGCAACATGGCCGATGTCATGGACGCTCTTGATTTGCCCCGCCGTACATTGAACGAAAAAATGCAGCGACTGGGATTGGAGCGTAAAGACTATTGCTGA